From Acipenser ruthenus chromosome 2, fAciRut3.2 maternal haplotype, whole genome shotgun sequence, a single genomic window includes:
- the LOC117409493 gene encoding protein regulator of cytokinesis 1 isoform X2 — protein sequence MKNRKSEVLAFSLVSGINKAIARLVDIWDNIGIQEEQRVERMEAVKKHIELLMNEMIIEEENLKLRILKNISACREELDILYHELSLEPYQIDQSQTVLQLEKDLRTKLENLVKEKTDRLKELKSLQEEEKSLCIDLCATPYYIPTGSIPSHQQLQDLKEHIKRLSLERESRVEVFSGLRQKISQLMNEIGHNPETTLEKDAVCDDADTFLLTSENIKALKLIVCQLEVKKETLISTRDDLMEKVSNLWNRLEFSQEEKNHFENNIKGSLSVEVRKLQNELDRLDELKRANMEEVIENIRHELMEYWDKCTFSTEQREAFAAFYSVHPLPHYLDDFKEELLIKHEEELARLKNYYAQCKVLFEAVNKWEHNWQLFQDFEKKASDPNRFSNRGGTLLRESKERAKIQKMLPKLEEEIKGYIEAWEAEQGTAFFVKGQRFMDYVANQWEELKTQKEKEKSQRLKKGDNSALRTPPVKRPQGGNSIMNTPSKTRKLTGTPNASVMRTTVSSTSSNSTGSNSIGSTFHSVTGKPPLSVQKTPHRSRLPDISHLTPLQEFKSDKPAASYTQFAKELEKKSNNVESILNSTAKDVLH from the exons ATGAAGAACAGGAAGAG tgaggTTTTAGCTTTCTCTCTTGTGTCTGGGATTAACAAGGCAATAGCACGACTGGTGGACATCTGGGATAACATAGGAATACAGGAAGAACAAAGGGTGGAGCGTATGGAGGCAGTCAAGAAACATATTGAG ctcttGATGAATGAAATGATTATAGAGGAAGAAAATTTAAAGCTAAGAATCTTAAAGAACATAAGTGCTTGTCGAGAGGAATTGGATATATTGTATCACGAGCTGTCCCTAGAACCTTATCAA ATTGATCAGAGTCAGACTGTTCTGCAATTGGAAAAGGACCTACGAACAAAATTGGAGAATCTAGTGAAAGAGAAAACTGACCGTCTGAAAGAGTTGAAATCCCTTCAAGAGGAGGAGAAGTCCCTCTGCATTGATCTTTGTGCCACTCCCTATTACATTCCCACAGGCAGTATACCTTCACACCAGCAGCTCCAAGATCTTAAGGAACATATCAAACGTCTTTCACTGGAGCGG GAAAGCCGTGTTGAAGTGTTTTCTGGACTTAGGCAAAAAATCAGTCAGTTAATGAACGAAATTGGTCACAATCCTGAAACAACTCTGGAGAAAGATGCAGTTTGTGATGATGCAGACACCTTCCTTCTCACAAGTGAAAACATCAAAGCCCTGAAATTAATTGTGTGCCAG TTGGAGGTGAAAAAGGAAACCCTGATCTCAACACGAGACGATTTAATGGAAAAGGTCTCTAATTTGTGGAATCGACTAGAGTTTTCACAAGaggaaaaaaatcattttgaaaacaatATTAAGGGCTCGCTTTCTGTGGAGGTTAGAAAG TTGCAAAATGAGCTGGACCGCCTTGATGAACTCAAAAGGGCTAACATGGAAGAAGTCATTGAAAACATCAGGCACGAATTGATGGAGTACTGGGACAAGTGCACTTTCAGCACTGAACAGAGAGAAGCCTTTGCAGCCTTCTATTCGG tacatCCCCTCCCCCATTATCTAGATGACTTCAAAGAGGAGTTGCTAATCAAGCATGAAGAGGAGCTTGCACGGCTGAAAAATTACTATGCTCAGTGCAAGGTGTTGTTCGAAGCTGTTAACAAATGGGAACACAACTGGCAGCTATTCCAGGATTTTGAG AAGAAAGCATCTGATCCAAACAGGTTTTCTAACAGAGGAGGTACTTTGCTAAGAGAGAGCAAAGAAAGGGCAAAAATACAGAAGATGTTACCGAAG CTTGAGGAAGAAATAAAGGGTTACATTGAAGCATGGGAAGCTGAGCAGGGCACAGCTTTTTTTGTCAAGGGACAGAGATTTATGGATTATGTGGCCAACCAGTGGGAGGAGCTCAAAACAcagaaggaaaaagaaaagagTCAACGT TTAAAGAAAGGGGACAATTCCGCTTTGAGAACTCCACCTGTCAAAAGACCACAGGGGGGAAATAGTATAATGAATACGCCGAGCAAGACTAGAAAG CTCACTGGCACCCCAAATGCATCTGTTATGCGAACAACAGTTAGCAGCACAAGCAGCAACAGCACAGGCAGCAACAGTATAGGCAGCACATTTCACAGTGTAACAGGGAAGCCTCCTCTCTCTGTGCAGAAG acCCCACACCGGAGTAGGCTTCCAGATATTTCACACCTAACCCCTTTACAAGAGTTCAAAAGTGACAAGCCTGCTGCCAGCTATACGCAATTTGCA AAAGAACTTGAAAAGAAGTCGAATAACGTAGAATCCATACTGAATTCCACAGCAAAGGATGTCCTCCACTAA
- the LOC117409493 gene encoding protein regulator of cytokinesis 1 isoform X1, which translates to MKNRKSEVLAFSLVSGINKAIARLVDIWDNIGIQEEQRVERMEAVKKHIELLMNEMIIEEENLKLRILKNISACREELDILYHELSLEPYQIDQSQTVLQLEKDLRTKLENLVKEKTDRLKELKSLQEEEKSLCIDLCATPYYIPTGSIPSHQQLQDLKEHIKRLSLERESRVEVFSGLRQKISQLMNEIGHNPETTLEKDAVCDDADTFLLTSENIKALKLIVCQLEVKKETLISTRDDLMEKVSNLWNRLEFSQEEKNHFENNIKGSLSVEVRKLQNELDRLDELKRANMEEVIENIRHELMEYWDKCTFSTEQREAFAAFYSVHPLPHYLDDFKEELLIKHEEELARLKNYYAQCKVLFEAVNKWEHNWQLFQDFEKKASDPNRFSNRGGTLLRESKERAKIQKMLPKLEEEIKGYIEAWEAEQGTAFFVKGQRFMDYVANQWEELKTQKEKEKSQRLKKGDNSALRTPPVKRPQGGNSIMNTPSKTRKLTGTPNASVMRTTVSSTSSNSTGSNSIGSTFHSVTGKPPLSVQKTPHRSRLPDISHLTPLQEFKSDKPAASYTQFAVSSNKELEKKSNNVESILNSTAKDVLH; encoded by the exons ATGAAGAACAGGAAGAG tgaggTTTTAGCTTTCTCTCTTGTGTCTGGGATTAACAAGGCAATAGCACGACTGGTGGACATCTGGGATAACATAGGAATACAGGAAGAACAAAGGGTGGAGCGTATGGAGGCAGTCAAGAAACATATTGAG ctcttGATGAATGAAATGATTATAGAGGAAGAAAATTTAAAGCTAAGAATCTTAAAGAACATAAGTGCTTGTCGAGAGGAATTGGATATATTGTATCACGAGCTGTCCCTAGAACCTTATCAA ATTGATCAGAGTCAGACTGTTCTGCAATTGGAAAAGGACCTACGAACAAAATTGGAGAATCTAGTGAAAGAGAAAACTGACCGTCTGAAAGAGTTGAAATCCCTTCAAGAGGAGGAGAAGTCCCTCTGCATTGATCTTTGTGCCACTCCCTATTACATTCCCACAGGCAGTATACCTTCACACCAGCAGCTCCAAGATCTTAAGGAACATATCAAACGTCTTTCACTGGAGCGG GAAAGCCGTGTTGAAGTGTTTTCTGGACTTAGGCAAAAAATCAGTCAGTTAATGAACGAAATTGGTCACAATCCTGAAACAACTCTGGAGAAAGATGCAGTTTGTGATGATGCAGACACCTTCCTTCTCACAAGTGAAAACATCAAAGCCCTGAAATTAATTGTGTGCCAG TTGGAGGTGAAAAAGGAAACCCTGATCTCAACACGAGACGATTTAATGGAAAAGGTCTCTAATTTGTGGAATCGACTAGAGTTTTCACAAGaggaaaaaaatcattttgaaaacaatATTAAGGGCTCGCTTTCTGTGGAGGTTAGAAAG TTGCAAAATGAGCTGGACCGCCTTGATGAACTCAAAAGGGCTAACATGGAAGAAGTCATTGAAAACATCAGGCACGAATTGATGGAGTACTGGGACAAGTGCACTTTCAGCACTGAACAGAGAGAAGCCTTTGCAGCCTTCTATTCGG tacatCCCCTCCCCCATTATCTAGATGACTTCAAAGAGGAGTTGCTAATCAAGCATGAAGAGGAGCTTGCACGGCTGAAAAATTACTATGCTCAGTGCAAGGTGTTGTTCGAAGCTGTTAACAAATGGGAACACAACTGGCAGCTATTCCAGGATTTTGAG AAGAAAGCATCTGATCCAAACAGGTTTTCTAACAGAGGAGGTACTTTGCTAAGAGAGAGCAAAGAAAGGGCAAAAATACAGAAGATGTTACCGAAG CTTGAGGAAGAAATAAAGGGTTACATTGAAGCATGGGAAGCTGAGCAGGGCACAGCTTTTTTTGTCAAGGGACAGAGATTTATGGATTATGTGGCCAACCAGTGGGAGGAGCTCAAAACAcagaaggaaaaagaaaagagTCAACGT TTAAAGAAAGGGGACAATTCCGCTTTGAGAACTCCACCTGTCAAAAGACCACAGGGGGGAAATAGTATAATGAATACGCCGAGCAAGACTAGAAAG CTCACTGGCACCCCAAATGCATCTGTTATGCGAACAACAGTTAGCAGCACAAGCAGCAACAGCACAGGCAGCAACAGTATAGGCAGCACATTTCACAGTGTAACAGGGAAGCCTCCTCTCTCTGTGCAGAAG acCCCACACCGGAGTAGGCTTCCAGATATTTCACACCTAACCCCTTTACAAGAGTTCAAAAGTGACAAGCCTGCTGCCAGCTATACGCAATTTGCAGTAAGTTCAAAT AAAGAACTTGAAAAGAAGTCGAATAACGTAGAATCCATACTGAATTCCACAGCAAAGGATGTCCTCCACTAA
- the LOC117409493 gene encoding protein regulator of cytokinesis 1 isoform X3, with amino-acid sequence MKNRKSEVLAFSLVSGINKAIARLVDIWDNIGIQEEQRVERMEAVKKHIELLMNEMIIEEENLKLRILKNISACREELDILYHELSLEPYQIDQSQTVLQLEKDLRTKLENLVKEKTDRLKELKSLQEEEKSLCIDLCATPYYIPTGSIPSHQQLQDLKEHIKRLSLERESRVEVFSGLRQKISQLMNEIGHNPETTLEKDAVCDDADTFLLTSENIKALKLIVCQLEVKKETLISTRDDLMEKVSNLWNRLEFSQEEKNHFENNIKGSLSVEVRKLQNELDRLDELKRANMEEVIENIRHELMEYWDKCTFSTEQREAFAAFYSDDFKEELLIKHEEELARLKNYYAQCKVLFEAVNKWEHNWQLFQDFEKKASDPNRFSNRGGTLLRESKERAKIQKMLPKLEEEIKGYIEAWEAEQGTAFFVKGQRFMDYVANQWEELKTQKEKEKSQRLKKGDNSALRTPPVKRPQGGNSIMNTPSKTRKLTGTPNASVMRTTVSSTSSNSTGSNSIGSTFHSVTGKPPLSVQKTPHRSRLPDISHLTPLQEFKSDKPAASYTQFAVSSNKELEKKSNNVESILNSTAKDVLH; translated from the exons ATGAAGAACAGGAAGAG tgaggTTTTAGCTTTCTCTCTTGTGTCTGGGATTAACAAGGCAATAGCACGACTGGTGGACATCTGGGATAACATAGGAATACAGGAAGAACAAAGGGTGGAGCGTATGGAGGCAGTCAAGAAACATATTGAG ctcttGATGAATGAAATGATTATAGAGGAAGAAAATTTAAAGCTAAGAATCTTAAAGAACATAAGTGCTTGTCGAGAGGAATTGGATATATTGTATCACGAGCTGTCCCTAGAACCTTATCAA ATTGATCAGAGTCAGACTGTTCTGCAATTGGAAAAGGACCTACGAACAAAATTGGAGAATCTAGTGAAAGAGAAAACTGACCGTCTGAAAGAGTTGAAATCCCTTCAAGAGGAGGAGAAGTCCCTCTGCATTGATCTTTGTGCCACTCCCTATTACATTCCCACAGGCAGTATACCTTCACACCAGCAGCTCCAAGATCTTAAGGAACATATCAAACGTCTTTCACTGGAGCGG GAAAGCCGTGTTGAAGTGTTTTCTGGACTTAGGCAAAAAATCAGTCAGTTAATGAACGAAATTGGTCACAATCCTGAAACAACTCTGGAGAAAGATGCAGTTTGTGATGATGCAGACACCTTCCTTCTCACAAGTGAAAACATCAAAGCCCTGAAATTAATTGTGTGCCAG TTGGAGGTGAAAAAGGAAACCCTGATCTCAACACGAGACGATTTAATGGAAAAGGTCTCTAATTTGTGGAATCGACTAGAGTTTTCACAAGaggaaaaaaatcattttgaaaacaatATTAAGGGCTCGCTTTCTGTGGAGGTTAGAAAG TTGCAAAATGAGCTGGACCGCCTTGATGAACTCAAAAGGGCTAACATGGAAGAAGTCATTGAAAACATCAGGCACGAATTGATGGAGTACTGGGACAAGTGCACTTTCAGCACTGAACAGAGAGAAGCCTTTGCAGCCTTCTATTCGG ATGACTTCAAAGAGGAGTTGCTAATCAAGCATGAAGAGGAGCTTGCACGGCTGAAAAATTACTATGCTCAGTGCAAGGTGTTGTTCGAAGCTGTTAACAAATGGGAACACAACTGGCAGCTATTCCAGGATTTTGAG AAGAAAGCATCTGATCCAAACAGGTTTTCTAACAGAGGAGGTACTTTGCTAAGAGAGAGCAAAGAAAGGGCAAAAATACAGAAGATGTTACCGAAG CTTGAGGAAGAAATAAAGGGTTACATTGAAGCATGGGAAGCTGAGCAGGGCACAGCTTTTTTTGTCAAGGGACAGAGATTTATGGATTATGTGGCCAACCAGTGGGAGGAGCTCAAAACAcagaaggaaaaagaaaagagTCAACGT TTAAAGAAAGGGGACAATTCCGCTTTGAGAACTCCACCTGTCAAAAGACCACAGGGGGGAAATAGTATAATGAATACGCCGAGCAAGACTAGAAAG CTCACTGGCACCCCAAATGCATCTGTTATGCGAACAACAGTTAGCAGCACAAGCAGCAACAGCACAGGCAGCAACAGTATAGGCAGCACATTTCACAGTGTAACAGGGAAGCCTCCTCTCTCTGTGCAGAAG acCCCACACCGGAGTAGGCTTCCAGATATTTCACACCTAACCCCTTTACAAGAGTTCAAAAGTGACAAGCCTGCTGCCAGCTATACGCAATTTGCAGTAAGTTCAAAT AAAGAACTTGAAAAGAAGTCGAATAACGTAGAATCCATACTGAATTCCACAGCAAAGGATGTCCTCCACTAA
- the LOC117409493 gene encoding protein regulator of cytokinesis 1 isoform X4 — MKNRKSEVLAFSLVSGINKAIARLVDIWDNIGIQEEQRVERMEAVKKHIELLMNEMIIEEENLKLRILKNISACREELDILYHELSLEPYQIDQSQTVLQLEKDLRTKLENLVKEKTDRLKELKSLQEEEKSLCIDLCATPYYIPTGSIPSHQQLQDLKEHIKRLSLERESRVEVFSGLRQKISQLMNEIGHNPETTLEKDAVCDDADTFLLTSENIKALKLIVCQLEVKKETLISTRDDLMEKVSNLWNRLEFSQEEKNHFENNIKGSLSVEVRKLQNELDRLDELKRANMEEVIENIRHELMEYWDKCTFSTEQREAFAAFYSVHPLPHYLDDFKEELLIKHEEELARLKNYYAQCKVLFEAVNKWEHNWQLFQDFEKKASDPNRFSNRGGTLLRESKERAKIQKMLPKLEEEIKGYIEAWEAEQGTAFFVKGQRFMDYVANQWEELKTQKEKEKSQRLKKGDNSALRTPPVKRPQGGNSIMNTPSKTRKLTGTPNASVMRTTVSSTSSNSTGSNSIGSTFHSVTGKPPLSVQKTPHRSRLPDISHLTPLQEFKSDKPAASYTQFARNVRHSFLLCCLAS, encoded by the exons ATGAAGAACAGGAAGAG tgaggTTTTAGCTTTCTCTCTTGTGTCTGGGATTAACAAGGCAATAGCACGACTGGTGGACATCTGGGATAACATAGGAATACAGGAAGAACAAAGGGTGGAGCGTATGGAGGCAGTCAAGAAACATATTGAG ctcttGATGAATGAAATGATTATAGAGGAAGAAAATTTAAAGCTAAGAATCTTAAAGAACATAAGTGCTTGTCGAGAGGAATTGGATATATTGTATCACGAGCTGTCCCTAGAACCTTATCAA ATTGATCAGAGTCAGACTGTTCTGCAATTGGAAAAGGACCTACGAACAAAATTGGAGAATCTAGTGAAAGAGAAAACTGACCGTCTGAAAGAGTTGAAATCCCTTCAAGAGGAGGAGAAGTCCCTCTGCATTGATCTTTGTGCCACTCCCTATTACATTCCCACAGGCAGTATACCTTCACACCAGCAGCTCCAAGATCTTAAGGAACATATCAAACGTCTTTCACTGGAGCGG GAAAGCCGTGTTGAAGTGTTTTCTGGACTTAGGCAAAAAATCAGTCAGTTAATGAACGAAATTGGTCACAATCCTGAAACAACTCTGGAGAAAGATGCAGTTTGTGATGATGCAGACACCTTCCTTCTCACAAGTGAAAACATCAAAGCCCTGAAATTAATTGTGTGCCAG TTGGAGGTGAAAAAGGAAACCCTGATCTCAACACGAGACGATTTAATGGAAAAGGTCTCTAATTTGTGGAATCGACTAGAGTTTTCACAAGaggaaaaaaatcattttgaaaacaatATTAAGGGCTCGCTTTCTGTGGAGGTTAGAAAG TTGCAAAATGAGCTGGACCGCCTTGATGAACTCAAAAGGGCTAACATGGAAGAAGTCATTGAAAACATCAGGCACGAATTGATGGAGTACTGGGACAAGTGCACTTTCAGCACTGAACAGAGAGAAGCCTTTGCAGCCTTCTATTCGG tacatCCCCTCCCCCATTATCTAGATGACTTCAAAGAGGAGTTGCTAATCAAGCATGAAGAGGAGCTTGCACGGCTGAAAAATTACTATGCTCAGTGCAAGGTGTTGTTCGAAGCTGTTAACAAATGGGAACACAACTGGCAGCTATTCCAGGATTTTGAG AAGAAAGCATCTGATCCAAACAGGTTTTCTAACAGAGGAGGTACTTTGCTAAGAGAGAGCAAAGAAAGGGCAAAAATACAGAAGATGTTACCGAAG CTTGAGGAAGAAATAAAGGGTTACATTGAAGCATGGGAAGCTGAGCAGGGCACAGCTTTTTTTGTCAAGGGACAGAGATTTATGGATTATGTGGCCAACCAGTGGGAGGAGCTCAAAACAcagaaggaaaaagaaaagagTCAACGT TTAAAGAAAGGGGACAATTCCGCTTTGAGAACTCCACCTGTCAAAAGACCACAGGGGGGAAATAGTATAATGAATACGCCGAGCAAGACTAGAAAG CTCACTGGCACCCCAAATGCATCTGTTATGCGAACAACAGTTAGCAGCACAAGCAGCAACAGCACAGGCAGCAACAGTATAGGCAGCACATTTCACAGTGTAACAGGGAAGCCTCCTCTCTCTGTGCAGAAG acCCCACACCGGAGTAGGCTTCCAGATATTTCACACCTAACCCCTTTACAAGAGTTCAAAAGTGACAAGCCTGCTGCCAGCTATACGCAATTTGCA AGGAACGTCAGGCACTCCTTTCTACTTTGCTGTCTTGCTTCATGA
- the LOC117409491 gene encoding sulfate anion transporter 1-like, with protein MEGSTLENISYLLERRARKQWNPKEVLKGKLSKSCSCSVQKLKNSFIGFFPVVRWLPKYKLKEHVWGDIMSGLIVGIILVPQAIAYCLLAGLQPINGLYTSFFANIIYFFMGTSRHVSVGIFSLMSLMVGQVVDREVQLAGFDMSDDSQVVAMGPEDLWYGSNTANITKLNSTLGAFNMECGKDCYAMSVAAALTFIAGVYQVLMAVFQLGFVSVYLSGPMLDGFATGASLTILTVQVKYLLGIKIPRTQGFGTLIITWINIFKNIQNTNSCDVITSAICIAVLVAAKELGDRYKDRLKIPLPTELVVVVTATLVSHFADLNGVYGSSISGAIPTGFIQPQVPSLGMMPRVALDAIPLAVISFAFTVSLAEMFAKKHGYTVRPNQEMLAIGFCNIIPSFFHCFTTSAALAKTLVKDSTGCHTQVSSLISAFVVLLVLLFFAPLFHSLQKCVLACIIIVSLRGALRKFRSVPGQWQINKVDTLIWIVTMLSSALISTEMGLLVGVVFSILCVVARTQLPHVAVLGQIQDSVFYEDSKEYKNLSTVPKVKIFRFQAPLYYANKDFFLRSLYKTSGLDPVLEEAKRKKAEKKAKAKAAKQAKENGQEKSNGDTPLILTPAGLDFHTIILDCSSIQFLDTAGLVTLKGILKDYKEIGISILLACCNTSVIDSLKQGSYFGTYEKDISTLLFYTVHSAVQFAVSREVAIGDSVV; from the exons atggaaggcagcacactggaGAACATCTCCTATTTACTGGAGAGAAGAGCACGCAAGCAGTGGAACCCCAAGGAGGTCCTCAAAGGCAAATTGAGCAAAAGCTGCTCCTGCtcagtgcaaaaactgaaaaactcaTTCATTGGCTTCTTCCCCGTAGTACGGTGGCTGCCCAAGTATAAACTTAAGGAACATGTCTGGGGTGACATCATGTCAGGCCTCATTGTCGGGATTATCCTGGTACCCCAAGCCATTGCATACTGCTTGCTGGCTGGCCTGCAGCCCATCAACGGACTTTACACGTCTTTCTTTGCCAACATCATCTACTTCTTCATGGGTACCTCCCGGCATGTCTCCGTGGGAATCTTCAGTCTGATGAGCCTGATGGTGGGACAAGTGGTGGATCGGGAGGTGCAGCTTGCAGGATTTGACATGAGTGATGACAGCCAGGTGGTTGCTATGGGCCCTGAAGATCTGTGGTACGGCAGTAACACTGCTAATATTACAAAGCTAAACTCAACTCTAGGAGCTTTCAATATGGAATGTGGCAAGGATTGTTATGCTATGAGCGTTGCAGCCGCCTTGACTTTCATAGCTGGAGTTTATCAG GTTCTGATGGCAGTGTTTCAGTTGGGTTTTGTATCAGTGTACCTGTCTGGACCAATGCTGGATGGCTTTGCCACAGGTGCTTCTCTCACAATTCTAACTGTGCAAGTCAAATACCTCCTGGGGATCAAGATCCCACGCACCCAGGGCTTTGGCACTCTTATAATCACCTGGATCAACATCTTCAAGAATATCCAGAACACCAACTCATGTGATGTCATCACCAGTGCCATCTGCATCGCAGTCTTGGTGGCTGCCAAAGAGCTGGGCGACCGCTACAAAGACCGGCTAAAGATCCCACTCCCCACCGAACTAGTCGTGGTTGTAACAGCAACCCTAGTTTCACATTTTGCTGACCTTAATGGAGTGTATGGTTCTAGCATCTCCGGGGCAATTCCTACAGGTTTCATCCAACCTCAGGTACCCAGTTTAGGAATGATGCCAAGGGTTGCCTTGGATGCCATACCTCTTGCAGTTATCAGCTTTGCATTCACAGTCTCCCTCGCTGAGATGTTTGCCAAAAAGCACGGCTACACCGTCAGGCCAAACCAGGAGATGCTGGCCATCGGCTTCTGTAACATCATACCATCCTTTTTTCACTGCTTCACCACCAGCGCAGCCCTTGCAAAAACATTAGTCAAAGACTCCACAGGCTGCCATACCCAAGTTTCCAGCTTGATTAGCGCCTTTGTGGTTCTTCTCGTCTTGCTTTTCTTTGCCCCACTCTTCCACTCTTTGCAGAAGTGTGTCCTGGCCTGTATCATCATTGTCAGCTTGAGGGGAGCCCTGCGCAAATTCCGTAGTGTGCCCGGTCAGTGGCAGATCAACAAGGTGGACACCTTGATCTGGATTGTGACCATGCTGTCCTCAGCCTTGATCAGCACTGAAATGGGTCTGCTTGTAGGGGTGGTCTTCTCTATACTTTGCGTGGTGGCTCGTACCCAGCTTCCCCATGTGGCCGTTTTGGGCCAGATTCAAGACTCTGTCTTCTATGAAGACAGCAAAGAATACAAGAATCTCTCCACTGTCCCCAAAGTGAAGATCTTCCGCTTCCAGGCACCCCTGTACTACGCCAACAAGGACTTTTTCCTGCGGTCTCTCTATAAAACCTCAGGGCTTGATCCAGTATTAGAAGAGGCCAAGAGGAAGAAGGCAGAGAAGAAAGCCAAAGCAAAGGCTGCCAAACAGGCAAAAGAAAATGGACAAGAAAAGTCCAATGGAGACACTCCCCTGATCTTGACTCCTGCTGGGCTCGACTTCCACACCATTATCTTAGACTGTTCTTCCATTCAGTTCCTGGACACTGCAGGGCTTGTGACCCTGAAGGGAATACTCAAAGACTATAAAGAAATTGGCATCAGCATCCTCCTAGCATGCTGTAACACCTCTGTAATTGATTCACTAAAACAAGGCAGTTACTTTGGGACATATGAGAAGGACATCAGTACCTTGCTGTTTTATACAGTGCACAGTGCCGTTCAGTTTGCAGTAAGCAGGGAAGTTGCTATCGGTGATTCTGTGGTTTAG